Sequence from the Zeugodacus cucurbitae isolate PBARC_wt_2022May chromosome 2, idZeuCucr1.2, whole genome shotgun sequence genome:
TAAACCACCCGCTGTTGCGTGGGCGCATACTGCACCAACGCCGATCGTGGCTTGCCGGTATCGATTAACGGCATTGCGACCTCACTCAAATTCGACTTGGCACTTTGAAAATCATCCTCCGACTTATTGCGATCGTGGCGTGGCAGTAGCAGTGTGGGCGACTGTGCCGTCTCTAACAGTACTTCCGTAAATTCCGGTTCCGGTCGACTCAAACGTCGCGCCAATTTGTTATCATACAACGACTGCACATCCAACAACTGGAAATCGATGGCAAAGAAGTAGCGCAGCAGCATCAGTAGCAGCGCCAGCAGCCACAAAACCAAAGCGAACAAATAGGCAAAGCGGAACATATTCAAGTAGACATCGTGTTGGAATTCGTGTTGTCGTATAAAGGGACGCAGCACGGATATGGCTTGGCCGCAACTGTGGGCACAAGAAGGtaatatatgcaaaaataaaaatagttcaaattttattttttactcacgTGATCGCATCGGGCTTTGTTAAGTTTTCACGCATTCCATTGCAGAGATTCTTTAGGTAGTTGCTGGCTAAAATTGTGTAGATCAGCGTGCCTATTGTCATGAAAGAGAATACCAGTATGGAGGGTATCACAATACGCCACGGTTTCGGAAGCCCCCTGTaaagatttaaaaattgtcATCGCTTTTTTAATTCGACCAAATGCTCGGTTTGCTTATGACTATATAAGTTACGAGGGGAAAGTAGAACAAAGCAATAATAGATGAAGTTCTATACTGAGTTCAGTTTTCTGTCGGGTTAAAAGTTCAGCCACGAAATTAAACAGTTTCAAATGAAATCTAGATTCGTCGTCGTCTGATGGGATAGAACGAGTACGTACGAGGTTGCTAGGATTACATGTGAACTGGCCTTGGTTTTTTCACAAATTGCTAGATTATTTAGCTATTGAAGTTATTATTTCCAATAGTTGGATAGAATCATGATATCCAGTTTTCCTTCCGACCTTACTTCCACTAAAGTATAATACATTCGGTAAATTTGTACTttatcatttttgttttgaGGATACCCTTCTATTTCCTTACcctcaagtgcttctagaaggTACTTCATAGAGATTTATTAACAATGTATGTTTATACGTAATTAGGTAACGCTTAGCCAAATCAATAATAGCGCGCCATCTCTCGTAATTGGCgaaaattggaaataccaagcgAGACCAGGTTGATCTCCCCttgatctttccaacggagtgaaggtcTTCCTATTTTTCTggagctggagtgctttcgtcctGTCGGACATCATGGCCtagacagcgtagccgctggCTTTTTATTCGCGGAACTTTAACAATGTCGGTGAATAACTCATACAGCACATCGTTCCATTGTCTCCGGTATTCGCCATTTCCAATGTTCAAAGGTCCATAAATcgtccacaaaacctttctctcgaaaactcctagcacTGTCCCATCGCAGGacggggatgataagggacttgtagagtttggtttttgttcattgagagaggattttacttttcaattgcctactcagtccatagtagcaactGTTAGCAAGAGtcattctgcgttggatttcaaggctggcaTAGTTGGTATTGTTAATGCTAGTTCCtaggtatacaaaattatctacaacttcaaagttatgacggtcaatagtgacatgggagccaagatgcgaatgcgctcactgtttgcttgatgacaggagatattgcCCTCGTTCACTtttagacccattcgcttcgcttccttatccagtctagaAAAAAAGAACTAAAggcaatatgttgttgttgtagcggcataaaacattccccaaataattttggggaatgctgccgatttgacagtcattggccggataaaaatgcgggtccgttccggttacatagaaccgactgtcgtgggaacggtcaatatcatcggcatacgccagcagctgtacactcatATAGAAGATTGTGCCTTCATCTCCTGCATGCCTGGTATCGAACGACTCGGTGAGGTCttttccgatcctgacggagtttTTGGCATTGCTCAACATCagcttacacaaccgtattagttttgcggggataccaattTCAGACATAGCTGCATAGAGGCAACtctttttcgtgctgtcaaaagcagctttaaaaacgACAAAGAGGTAGTGAGTATAAATTCTCTTTTCACGGTGCATGGTGAAGATTTGgtcagttgtagattttccaggtctaaagccacattgataagTCCAATCAGTTGACGGTGGGTTacagtctttcacacagtacgctttatagaaccttataggcgatattgaggaggcttatcctacggtaattggcgcagattatgGGGTCTCTCTTTTTGTGGATCCTCTACCTCCATATTATTACCTCTCTATTTCCTTACCCACAAATACttctaaaatacttttttaatattaccaAACGAGCTCAACATTTCACTCTTCCATATGAAGAGCGTCCGAAATCAATATCAGCTGGAACAGTTTCTGGAATATTCTAAGGAAATATAGCTGAGCGAACCAAAAGCCATTGTAAGGAAAAATATATGGACAAACATTTTAGAAGGTACAAAGGTATGACATTTATACAAGCATACAATATCGGATGTTCTTCTGCAACCAAGTTCATTAACACTCTCTAAACAGCTACATCATTGTTTACTCACCAATATTTTTTCACGCCCGATTGAAATATTAAACACATTGCAGTCCATATTATTGCAAAGATTTCGGACAGAAATGGAAAACTATAAATGAATTGGACGGCGGCGCTTTGGCGCCAGCGTGTTTTGTGTACATCCAGCATCactgcaacaaaaacacacacacaattgaAGTACAAAAGgaagaaattgtagaaaaaataaaaacaaaacgaagagAAATATGTGCAATGTAAGTAAATTTGCAAGCTAAATacccaaaatatttacattgaacCACACATGAGCTGCGCGAGTCAATATTTGGAATTagcaaatttttagaaattctttCTTTAC
This genomic interval carries:
- the LOC105216784 gene encoding uncharacterized protein LOC105216784 isoform X2, producing the protein MELIRKYKQGNLTTADVRTLNNAVICLMVVLALTSIVWSITIHIISGDFYHGILGAKLAFRERDFRQMDEHTKEIFYNDLDKLINETYTEIDVYDQIENDKTTVTPLEANATTKQPKVRKTYHIFQLVRPDEDENKSEEDVVSEELTTTALPAVKFNMTHDRQFLATMMLDVHKTRWRQSAAVQFIYSFPFLSEIFAIIWTAMCLIFQSGVKKYWGLPKPWRIVIPSILVFSFMTIGTLIYTILASNYLKNLCNGMRENLTKPDAITCGQAISVLRPFIRQHEFQHDVYLNMFRFAYLFALVLWLLALLLMLLRYFFAIDFQLLDVQSLYDNKLARRLSRPEPEFTEVLLETAQSPTLLLPRHDRNKSEDDFQSAKSNLSEVAMPLIDTGKPRSALVQYAPTQQRVV
- the LOC105216784 gene encoding uncharacterized protein LOC105216784 isoform X1, with product MSASVKMNAKDGDSSEEASWQTKESQKQLTRLEYAVICLMVVLALTSIVWSITIHIISGDFYHGILGAKLAFRERDFRQMDEHTKEIFYNDLDKLINETYTEIDVYDQIENDKTTVTPLEANATTKQPKVRKTYHIFQLVRPDEDENKSEEDVVSEELTTTALPAVKFNMTHDRQFLATMMLDVHKTRWRQSAAVQFIYSFPFLSEIFAIIWTAMCLIFQSGVKKYWGLPKPWRIVIPSILVFSFMTIGTLIYTILASNYLKNLCNGMRENLTKPDAITCGQAISVLRPFIRQHEFQHDVYLNMFRFAYLFALVLWLLALLLMLLRYFFAIDFQLLDVQSLYDNKLARRLSRPEPEFTEVLLETAQSPTLLLPRHDRNKSEDDFQSAKSNLSEVAMPLIDTGKPRSALVQYAPTQQRVV